The Quatrionicoccus australiensis nucleotide sequence GCACTGCTCCATATCGGCGTGCTGCTCGCCACCACTGGCATCGCCTTCGCCATCGCGCTGCGCCTGACCCGGCGCCGCCTGCTCAAGTAGGAAGCCCATGACCACGCTGCTCGTCCTCTGCAACTGCCCCGACGAAGAAGTCGCCAACCGCATCGCGCTCGCCGTCCTCGAAAGCGGGCTGGCCGTCTGCGTCAATATCCTGCCACGCGTCCAGTCGCTCTACCGCTGGCAGGGCAAGATCGAGTCGGCGACGGAAATCCCGCTTTTCATCAAGTCGACCGCTGCGAACTACCCGGCGCTCGAAGCCGCGATCCAGAAACTACACCCCTACGACATTCCCGAAATCATCGCGCTGCCCGTCGAGCGCGGCTTGCCGGCCTACCTGAACTGGGTGGCGGCGGAAACGGTCCAACAGCCATGATGCGCATTCTCTTCGTCTTCCTGCTCCTCTTC carries:
- the cutA gene encoding divalent-cation tolerance protein CutA codes for the protein MTTLLVLCNCPDEEVANRIALAVLESGLAVCVNILPRVQSLYRWQGKIESATEIPLFIKSTAANYPALEAAIQKLHPYDIPEIIALPVERGLPAYLNWVAAETVQQP